The proteins below are encoded in one region of Salvelinus fontinalis isolate EN_2023a chromosome 10, ASM2944872v1, whole genome shotgun sequence:
- the c1qb gene encoding complement C1q subcomponent subunit B — MATWWLMRGTAAVMAVSILASLVTSVAMEQSCNANLGYPGLPGIPGAHGANGKDGPKGEKGDPGESGLGGKGLKGEPGESGPPGRSGLPGNPGQLGPKGPAGPPGEKGSPSGVDSSLTSFFSYKVNNTSSSYNTR, encoded by the exons ATG GCCACCTGGTGGTTGATGCGGGGTACTGCTGCTGTGATGGCGGTCAGCATCCTGGCCTCCCTTGTAACCTCTGTTGCCATGGAGCAAAGCTGTAACGCAAACCTTGGTTACCCCGGATTACCCGGGATACCGGGAGCACACGGAGCCAACGGTAAAGACGGACcaaagggagagaagggagacccAG GTGAGTCTGGTCTGGGAGGGAAGGGTCTGAAGGGGGAGCCAGGTGAATCAGGTCCTCCTGGACGGTCAGGTCTTCCAGGGAACCCAGGGCAGCTTGGACCCAAAGGACCCGCTGGCCCCCCCGGGGAGAAAGGTAGCCCATCTGGGGTCGACTCCTCCCTCACCTCCTTCTTCtcctacaaggtaaacaacacctcttcctcctataatacaaggtaa